One genomic window of Trichoplusia ni isolate ovarian cell line Hi5 chromosome 9 unlocalized genomic scaffold, tn1 tig00000493_group8, whole genome shotgun sequence includes the following:
- the LOC113506291 gene encoding uncharacterized protein LOC113506291: protein MEMRKSSGLLQKFFPKTSASTSGLSSNEDTKLAAAELAMTYHTVKHNLSYNSQDCSIKLNKIIYVDSKTATNLRLARTKMEALVTEVLGPHSLQSVIDQLNKDNVFYCLQTDASNKKNIKLFPLVVQYFTPKSGIQQKLIDFYENPDESANGMFSAIKNSLESLELPFSQISGFSADNTNANFGHNHSLYTNILEVIPDLIKGNCHAHIVHNSVKHAMNCLNYDIENIILKIYSHFSVSACRREELKRFVALAEGEFHEIKRHIGTRWLSLLPAIDTILLNWIPICNYFVDLDVDCPMVIQNLLMLDDN from the coding sequence ATGGAAATGAGAAAATCTAGTGGattgttacaaaagttttttcctaAAACTTCTGCTTCTACATCAGGCTTGTCTTCTAATGAAGATACCAAGTTAGCAGCGGCTGAGTTAGCGATGACATACCATACTGTCAAGCATAATTTATCATACAATAGCCAGGACTgtagtatcaaattaaataagattatctaTGTTGATTCCAAAACAGCCACTAACTTACGATTGGCTAGGACAAAAATGGAGGCATTAGTGACCGAAGTTCTTGGCCCACATTCCTTGCAGTCTGTTattgatcagttaaataaagacaatgtaTTTTACTGTCTGCAAACTGATgcctccaataaaaaaaatattaaattgtttcctctggtagttcaatattttacccctaaaagtggaatacaacaaaaattaattgatttttatgaaaatccagATGAATCTGCCAATGGTATGTTTTCagcaattaaaaactccttagagTCTTTGGAACTTCCTTTCAGTCAAATATCTGGTTTTAGCGCTGACAATACTAATGCAAATTTTGGACATAATCATTcattatatacaaacattttagaggttattccagatttaataaaaggaaattgtcaTGCCCATATTGTACACAATTCAGTGAAACATGctatgaattgtttaaattatgacattgagaacattatattaaaaatctatagcCATTTTTCTgtgtcagcatgcagaagagaagaattaaaaagatttgtagcaCTTGCTGAAGGagagtttcatgaaataaaacgacACATAGGAACTCGTTGGCTGTCACTTTTACCAGCGATTGATACAATTTTGCTTAATTGGATAccaatttgtaattactttgttgatttggatGTTGACTGTCCAatggttattcaaaatttattaatgttagatgataat